One region of Chlorobiota bacterium genomic DNA includes:
- a CDS encoding DUF1801 domain-containing protein has protein sequence MPLSKRMPAAARQLESKRTGTFDDLLRQRPPELQEIALRLRALVWAAFPKSQETIWPTGWRMALYKEHAETCGIQVNNGYCNLYFMRGAELPDPDGLLVGTGKKIRHVKVRSIEELEQLSPLLKKLLRQAKKLAKGKEG, from the coding sequence ATGCCGCTATCCAAACGGATGCCCGCCGCCGCCCGCCAGCTGGAATCAAAAAGAACGGGAACCTTCGATGACCTTCTGCGGCAGCGTCCGCCGGAGCTTCAGGAGATTGCCTTGCGGCTGCGCGCATTGGTGTGGGCAGCTTTCCCCAAGTCCCAGGAAACCATCTGGCCAACCGGGTGGCGAATGGCACTTTACAAGGAGCACGCCGAAACGTGCGGCATCCAAGTCAACAACGGATACTGCAACCTCTATTTTATGCGTGGTGCCGAACTTCCCGACCCTGATGGATTGCTGGTCGGGACCGGAAAAAAGATTCGCCACGTGAAAGTCCGCTCGATAGAAGAATTGGAGCAGCTATCGCCTTTGCTGAAAAAACTTCTGCGCCAGGCGAAGAAATTGGCAAAAGGGAAGGAGGGATAG
- a CDS encoding dicarboxylate/amino acid:cation symporter, with protein sequence MPNNYERELTTDLNDQTPDKPRGMALHNRILIGLAIGVAAGLAANGIWGDEHPAIEWVIANITDPVGKLFLRLLMMIVIPLVFSSLVVGVAGVGEIRKLGRVAVKSFAYTIAISAISVVIGLTLANTIEPGKKVDPVVAEKMREKFGGDATKRVETAQKDASASDTPLMTVVKTIVPVNPLMSMSSDPPNMLHLMFFALVIGMAATLLPRRVADPFIGAVDGLYHITAKLVDLIMRFAPYAVAALLFTNLARFGVDLMVALGWFVVVVLAGLSLHMFGVYSLSLILLSKLNPIEFFRRVKMVILTAFSTSSSNATLPTAIRVSEENLGAPREINSFVLTVGATANQNGTALYEGVTVLFLAQLAGVDLTLGQQLMVVYLAILGGIGTAGVPSGSIPFIIGVLATVGGEPTLIAIILGVDRVLDMCRTTLNVVGDLTAVTYVAHSEGYVVMKQEG encoded by the coding sequence ATGCCAAACAACTACGAGCGCGAACTGACAACCGACCTGAACGACCAAACCCCCGACAAACCGCGTGGAATGGCCTTGCACAACCGCATCCTGATTGGGCTTGCAATCGGCGTGGCGGCGGGGCTTGCGGCCAACGGCATCTGGGGCGACGAGCATCCGGCCATTGAGTGGGTTATCGCCAACATTACCGACCCAGTTGGCAAGCTGTTTCTGCGGCTGTTGATGATGATTGTGATTCCGTTGGTCTTCAGCTCGCTGGTGGTTGGGGTGGCGGGCGTTGGGGAGATACGGAAGTTGGGGCGCGTGGCGGTGAAATCGTTTGCCTACACCATCGCCATCTCCGCAATCTCGGTAGTGATTGGGCTGACGCTGGCAAACACCATTGAACCTGGGAAGAAGGTGGACCCCGTGGTGGCCGAAAAAATGCGGGAGAAGTTCGGGGGGGATGCCACCAAACGGGTGGAGACCGCACAGAAAGATGCTTCCGCCAGCGACACCCCCCTGATGACTGTCGTGAAAACGATTGTCCCGGTCAACCCGCTGATGTCCATGTCCAGCGACCCTCCGAATATGCTCCACTTGATGTTCTTCGCGCTGGTGATTGGGATGGCTGCAACGCTTCTGCCCCGCCGCGTTGCCGACCCCTTCATCGGCGCGGTGGATGGGCTGTATCACATCACCGCAAAGCTGGTGGATTTGATTATGCGATTTGCCCCCTATGCCGTGGCGGCGTTGCTGTTCACCAATCTTGCCAGGTTCGGGGTGGACCTGATGGTGGCCCTGGGGTGGTTTGTGGTGGTGGTGCTGGCGGGATTGTCGTTGCATATGTTCGGGGTCTATTCCCTTTCCCTTATCCTCCTCTCAAAACTGAACCCGATTGAGTTTTTCCGGCGGGTGAAGATGGTGATTCTGACGGCGTTCTCCACCAGCAGCAGCAACGCCACGCTGCCGACGGCAATCCGGGTGAGCGAGGAGAACCTGGGCGCGCCGCGCGAAATCAACAGCTTTGTGCTGACGGTGGGGGCAACCGCCAACCAAAACGGGACGGCACTCTACGAAGGGGTAACAGTGCTGTTCCTTGCGCAGCTTGCCGGGGTGGACCTGACGCTGGGGCAGCAACTGATGGTGGTCTATCTGGCAATTCTTGGGGGGATTGGGACTGCGGGCGTTCCCTCCGGCTCCATTCCGTTTATCATTGGGGTGCTGGCAACCGTCGGGGGGGAGCCAACGCTGATCGCGATTATCCTTGGGGTGGACCGCGTGCTGGATATGTGCCGCACCACTCTGAACGTGGTGGGGGACCTCACCGCCGTCACCTACGTGGCTCACTCGGAAGGCTATGTTGTAATGAAGCAGGAAGGATAA
- a CDS encoding TonB family protein, giving the protein MAEFNLKIPEKIAQERNRRAAMATTVTLHVAVLLVMVFTQCASPTKPPEELTEIEWGGSGGAPNVDAPAGPAMRGTPVPQPKPQQATTTQKPETTTQPKTDPQKVEVPKTTNTPSRETIPATTAKPTKPNTAPATTNTNSQASPSSPSGTQGGQRPDGTGTTPAGGSGGSTSGYSVAGLGTRGWLTSPSARYPDEEDVSGVVVLRFTVMPDGSVTNIQPVRRAAASLVNAATAGLRKARARALPPNAPQVPQQGTITYTFKLK; this is encoded by the coding sequence ATGGCAGAATTCAACCTGAAGATCCCGGAAAAAATTGCGCAGGAACGGAACCGCCGGGCTGCGATGGCCACCACTGTGACGCTCCACGTTGCGGTGCTGCTGGTGATGGTGTTTACCCAATGTGCCTCCCCAACAAAACCTCCGGAAGAACTGACTGAAATAGAATGGGGCGGAAGCGGCGGCGCGCCAAACGTGGACGCACCCGCCGGCCCGGCAATGCGCGGAACCCCGGTGCCGCAACCGAAGCCGCAGCAAGCAACAACAACCCAAAAACCGGAAACAACAACGCAGCCAAAAACGGACCCGCAAAAAGTGGAGGTCCCGAAAACCACGAACACCCCCTCGCGTGAGACGATTCCGGCAACAACGGCAAAGCCAACAAAGCCGAACACCGCGCCAGCAACAACCAACACAAACTCGCAAGCCTCCCCTTCCTCACCATCGGGAACACAAGGGGGGCAGCGCCCGGACGGAACGGGGACAACGCCCGCGGGGGGAAGCGGCGGAAGCACCAGCGGCTACTCCGTTGCGGGGCTTGGCACGCGCGGCTGGCTTACCTCACCCAGCGCCCGCTACCCCGATGAAGAAGATGTTAGCGGCGTTGTTGTGCTCCGGTTTACGGTGATGCCAGACGGCAGCGTGACGAACATCCAACCGGTGCGCCGCGCGGCGGCATCGCTGGTAAACGCTGCCACGGCGGGGCTGCGGAAGGCGCGCGCCAGGGCGCTTCCCCCAAACGCGCCGCAAGTTCCCCAGCAAGGGACCATCACCTACACCTTCAAACTGAAGTAA
- a CDS encoding purine-nucleoside phosphorylase, with protein sequence MTHSQQIAQAVATIQETINATGVPFRPTIGIILGTGLGRLAERIEAVASISYDDISHFPISTVESHHGRLILGRLGGRDVVAMQGRFHYYEGYTMRQIVFPVRVMRSLGIAMLFVSNACGGMNPHYRRGDLMIMEDHINLLGDNPLIGPNDDTLGPRFPDMSEPYSHRLIAIAEQVALQEKIKLQKGVYVAVPGPNLETRAEYRFLRTIGADVVGMSTVPEVIAARHMAMEVFGISIVTDECFPDNLAPVNIAEIIAAANSAEPKMTTIIEEVIRQAEG encoded by the coding sequence ATGACCCACAGCCAGCAGATAGCCCAAGCCGTTGCCACAATTCAGGAAACGATCAACGCAACCGGCGTTCCGTTTCGGCCCACGATTGGGATAATTTTGGGGACCGGACTTGGCCGCCTGGCCGAGCGGATTGAAGCGGTGGCCAGCATCAGCTACGACGACATCTCCCACTTCCCAATCTCCACGGTGGAATCGCATCATGGCCGGCTGATTCTGGGGCGATTGGGGGGGCGCGACGTGGTGGCAATGCAAGGGCGGTTCCACTACTACGAAGGCTACACCATGCGCCAGATCGTCTTCCCCGTTCGGGTGATGCGGTCGCTGGGAATCGCCATGCTCTTTGTCTCGAACGCTTGCGGCGGAATGAACCCACACTACCGCCGTGGCGACCTGATGATTATGGAGGACCATATCAACCTGCTGGGCGACAACCCGTTGATTGGCCCGAACGACGACACCCTGGGCCCGCGGTTCCCCGATATGTCCGAACCCTACAGCCACAGGCTGATTGCGATTGCCGAACAGGTGGCCTTGCAGGAAAAAATCAAACTGCAGAAAGGAGTCTATGTGGCGGTGCCGGGGCCAAACCTGGAAACCCGTGCCGAGTACCGATTCCTCCGGACAATCGGGGCCGACGTTGTTGGGATGAGCACCGTCCCGGAAGTGATTGCCGCACGCCACATGGCGATGGAGGTTTTTGGCATCTCGATCGTCACCGATGAGTGCTTCCCCGACAACCTTGCGCCGGTGAATATTGCCGAGATTATTGCCGCCGCCAACAGCGCCGAACCGAAGATGACAACGATTATTGAAGAGGTGATACGGCAAGCAGAGGGGTGA
- a CDS encoding YitT family protein produces MHDSQLSTLSTLRPRAGQLLRNGIFIALGVLSAGLALKGFLLPSNFLDGGVTGISLLLNKLTGWDIALLICVVNAPFIAMGYFQVGRNFAVKTGLAIAGLSLCLLLIPYPVVTTDKLLIAVFGGFFLGCGIGLSMRGGAVIDGTEVLALFISRKTSMTIGDVIFVLNVLIFSTAALLLTLETAFYAMLTYLSASRTVDFIIEGIEEYVGVTIISHRYSDPIRVAIIEKVGRGVTMYRGAGGYGKQGDVQQDIDIVFTVVTRLELSKLQQEIDLIDPDAFVIQHSINDTKGGMIKKRPLH; encoded by the coding sequence ATGCACGATTCCCAACTCTCCACACTCTCCACACTGCGGCCACGCGCCGGGCAGCTGCTGCGGAACGGAATATTTATCGCGCTTGGGGTGCTTAGCGCGGGGCTGGCGTTAAAAGGCTTCTTGCTTCCAAGCAATTTTTTGGATGGCGGCGTTACCGGAATCTCGCTGCTGCTGAACAAACTTACGGGGTGGGATATCGCCCTGCTGATCTGCGTGGTGAACGCGCCGTTCATTGCCATGGGGTATTTCCAGGTGGGGCGCAATTTCGCGGTCAAGACTGGGTTGGCGATTGCTGGGCTGTCGCTCTGCTTGCTGCTGATTCCCTATCCCGTTGTCACCACCGATAAACTGCTGATTGCCGTCTTCGGCGGTTTCTTTCTGGGGTGCGGAATTGGGCTTTCCATGCGTGGCGGCGCGGTGATTGATGGGACCGAAGTGCTGGCGTTGTTCATCAGCCGCAAAACCAGCATGACCATCGGCGATGTGATCTTTGTGCTGAACGTGCTGATCTTCAGCACCGCCGCGCTGCTGCTTACCCTGGAGACGGCCTTCTACGCCATGCTGACCTACCTTTCGGCTTCCCGCACCGTGGATTTTATCATTGAAGGTATCGAGGAATACGTTGGGGTGACGATCATCTCGCACCGGTACAGCGACCCGATCCGCGTTGCGATTATCGAGAAAGTTGGGCGCGGCGTGACGATGTACCGTGGGGCGGGCGGATACGGTAAGCAAGGGGACGTGCAGCAGGATATTGACATCGTGTTCACAGTGGTGACGCGGCTAGAGTTGTCGAAACTGCAACAGGAGATTGACCTGATTGATCCCGATGCCTTCGTGATCCAGCACAGCATCAACGACACCAAGGGGGGGATGATTAAGAAACGCCCGTTGCATTGA
- a CDS encoding RagB/SusD family nutrient uptake outer membrane protein: MKQIPIKQTITGIIGSAFLLLMMVGIGGCTIDESINEDPNGISEAKLKSRDGVLGLLVGLQSITGDFYSGDRSRLNSIWTWQMCGSGLARPQPVGWNDYIQSEDGPTNDNWLNGYRAVRIANDILKYAPEVNLGSEGENQAALGIAKALKALVLGELAAMYGSIPIEINGLEPSPFVTQAAAYDKVQSLLSEALGHFAKAGGLVQDLNFGGDGAKWTAVCHSLKARYFLHVKKYAESLAEAKQGIAAADGNLLAIYTETIGEYSPWGHWSLTEGVPGEQPIVVEKTLMNLLAADSNDTRRAEYFTPNDDGNFVGLAAHGQANATEDELNPKKAASLKKYGQFGDDFPMISFEENTLIVAECEARVGSVTNAVTELNKIRTAAGLADFSSSDAAATITEVLQQKYIELFLEGQAYHDMRRTGTLPESRVPKRWSYPESEKNANPNTPADADALVSTLVGP, from the coding sequence ATGAAACAGATACCGATAAAACAGACAATAACAGGGATCATCGGCAGTGCTTTCCTTCTGCTGATGATGGTTGGAATTGGCGGTTGCACCATTGATGAATCTATCAATGAGGACCCCAACGGCATCAGCGAAGCAAAGCTGAAATCAAGGGATGGAGTGCTGGGATTGCTGGTTGGGCTGCAAAGCATCACCGGCGACTTCTACAGCGGCGACCGCTCGCGCCTCAACAGCATCTGGACCTGGCAGATGTGCGGCTCCGGCTTGGCACGCCCGCAACCGGTTGGATGGAACGACTATATCCAATCGGAAGATGGTCCAACCAACGACAACTGGCTGAATGGCTACCGCGCTGTGCGGATTGCCAACGACATCCTGAAGTATGCCCCAGAAGTCAACCTGGGATCCGAAGGGGAAAACCAAGCGGCATTGGGAATCGCCAAAGCCTTGAAAGCATTGGTGCTTGGTGAGCTTGCCGCGATGTACGGATCCATCCCGATTGAAATCAACGGGCTGGAACCATCGCCATTTGTCACGCAGGCCGCCGCCTACGATAAGGTGCAAAGCCTGCTCAGCGAGGCGTTGGGACATTTTGCAAAGGCCGGCGGGCTTGTGCAAGATTTGAACTTCGGTGGCGATGGTGCCAAGTGGACAGCAGTTTGCCATTCCTTGAAGGCACGCTACTTCTTGCACGTCAAGAAATATGCCGAGTCGCTTGCCGAGGCCAAGCAAGGGATTGCCGCTGCCGACGGAAACCTGCTTGCCATCTACACCGAAACCATAGGCGAATACTCACCATGGGGCCATTGGTCCCTAACCGAAGGTGTCCCCGGGGAACAGCCGATCGTTGTGGAAAAAACGCTGATGAACCTGCTTGCTGCCGACAGCAACGACACACGCCGCGCCGAGTACTTCACGCCGAACGATGATGGCAACTTCGTTGGGCTTGCCGCGCATGGCCAAGCCAACGCCACGGAGGATGAGTTGAATCCGAAGAAGGCGGCCAGCTTAAAGAAGTACGGCCAGTTTGGCGATGACTTCCCGATGATCTCCTTCGAGGAGAACACCTTGATCGTTGCCGAGTGCGAAGCCCGCGTGGGAAGCGTCACGAATGCCGTGACGGAGCTGAACAAAATCCGCACCGCCGCCGGCCTTGCCGATTTCAGCTCTAGCGATGCCGCCGCAACGATTACCGAGGTCCTGCAGCAGAAGTATATCGAGCTATTCCTGGAGGGCCAGGCCTACCACGATATGCGCCGCACCGGAACGTTGCCGGAGTCGCGCGTGCCGAAGCGTTGGAGCTATCCAGAAAGCGAAAAGAACGCCAACCCGAACACGCCCGCCGATGCCGATGCATTGGTTAGCACGTTGGTGGGACCGTAA
- a CDS encoding SusC/RagA family TonB-linked outer membrane protein: MSYRRTLCSSTKAASAANVHRTTSAGRLLSTAALLFLAATGLQAQNTGTIQGSVTDADTKSPVTGATVQVVGQKIGAITDRNGKFTIRNVPAGKVSVEARAIGYTKLAKSADVKSGETADLSFSLRGVALQQNEIVVVGLSGATERKKLGNTIGSVDGEQVARAVTPSAIDAISGRVTGVTVTRTNGVPGAGTYVTIRGRKTISGSSEPLYIVDGVVIDNSSQQGDLFQGGNVQLSNRAVDINPSDIESMEVLKGASAAAIYGSLAANGVVIITTKKGKAIGDKPRVTLSTAYQTDNKVGEVPLQRIYGQTIPYKPGQNGEPGTPGGSQSYGAKLADGTPTYDHSSDVFRTGESWESTLSVSGGAGLTNYLISGTWLDQEGFVIGSELDRKSVRMNIGTQVLPNVMLQSNSNYIQIDNDLPQNGSNTAGILLGGLRTPPEFNSLEYLEPDGTQRRFAAYDNPIWTQHNNKFNTNINRFIHSSKVSIDMFDWLNLGGVLGVDRYDHRNLERLAVGSAASDGRLGQIRHFNFSTSNINLDLTANVDYKFTDDLLVEVTLGSQILWGKATSDVSKSTQTLSFFDEVKAGASIDAESSTAESKTVGLFAQATATLMDRLSLTLAVRRDGSSTFGTSKQFHTYPKASLAYTLSDESFMEGTKDVISNVRLRGSYGAAGSPSLPGAYATNILYNTAGFPEPWSRQTSAGRNGQIGIKQGPGDYTAFVTTGNTNIEPERNTEYEFGIDLGFLNDMIGIEATFYHSDITNMILWTPVPGSSGFDQQLRNSAEMWNEGVEIGISASPVRTEDFTWSTNINYTKNTNMVTKLSGAEFVQLEGGFTGAVNVGVEGKPLGAIRATGWLRDINGNRVYSGDIYTDKNGNLDTAEDYFGNPYKGTPVIDPDQQIVGYTDPDFQVSWSNDFRVLKNLSIGFLFDASFGQDVWNGTRGALYNFGTHADTKDRDELWVNDRGEKVMDISNPDSAFQITRKSYYRQYANSFLDGPDEAHVEDGSYIKLREVHAEYTFDGLPDWGIPISQATIGVAIRNLLTISDYSGYDPEVNNFQQAEGRGFDYFTLPQTRSLRFNLSLTY; encoded by the coding sequence ATGAGCTATCGGCGAACATTGTGCAGTTCGACGAAGGCGGCAAGTGCCGCTAACGTTCATAGGACAACAAGTGCCGGCCGGCTTCTAAGCACGGCTGCGCTGCTGTTCCTTGCAGCAACTGGGCTACAGGCCCAAAACACCGGAACGATTCAAGGCTCGGTTACCGATGCCGACACGAAAAGTCCGGTAACTGGCGCAACCGTGCAGGTTGTTGGCCAGAAGATCGGTGCCATCACCGACCGCAACGGAAAATTCACCATCCGCAACGTCCCAGCCGGAAAAGTTAGCGTGGAAGCGCGTGCGATTGGCTACACCAAACTTGCCAAATCGGCCGATGTGAAATCGGGGGAAACCGCCGATCTCAGCTTCAGCCTGCGTGGCGTGGCGTTGCAGCAGAATGAGATTGTGGTGGTTGGCCTAAGCGGCGCAACCGAACGGAAAAAATTGGGGAACACTATCGGATCGGTAGATGGTGAACAAGTGGCGCGGGCCGTAACCCCCAGCGCGATTGACGCGATCTCCGGGCGCGTAACTGGCGTAACCGTCACCCGCACCAACGGCGTTCCGGGCGCGGGAACCTACGTCACGATTCGTGGACGCAAAACCATCTCCGGCAGCTCCGAACCGCTCTACATTGTGGACGGTGTGGTGATTGATAACAGCTCCCAACAAGGGGACCTGTTCCAGGGGGGGAACGTCCAACTAAGCAACCGCGCGGTGGACATCAACCCCAGCGACATTGAGTCCATGGAGGTTCTGAAGGGGGCATCGGCAGCGGCCATTTACGGGTCCTTGGCCGCCAACGGTGTGGTGATTATCACCACCAAAAAAGGGAAAGCCATTGGCGACAAACCACGCGTGACGCTTTCCACAGCATACCAAACGGACAACAAGGTGGGCGAGGTCCCGTTGCAACGGATTTATGGGCAAACCATCCCCTACAAGCCGGGGCAAAATGGGGAACCAGGAACTCCAGGTGGGTCGCAATCCTACGGTGCGAAACTGGCCGACGGAACGCCAACCTACGACCACAGCAGCGATGTCTTCCGCACCGGGGAATCGTGGGAATCCACCCTTTCGGTTTCCGGTGGCGCGGGGTTAACCAACTACCTGATCTCCGGCACGTGGCTGGATCAAGAAGGCTTCGTGATCGGGTCCGAGTTGGACCGCAAAAGCGTGCGCATGAATATCGGCACCCAGGTTCTTCCGAACGTCATGCTGCAGTCGAACTCCAACTACATCCAGATTGACAACGACCTTCCGCAAAACGGAAGCAACACGGCGGGCATTCTGCTGGGCGGGTTGCGTACTCCGCCGGAGTTCAACAGCCTAGAGTATCTGGAGCCAGACGGAACGCAACGCCGTTTTGCGGCGTACGACAACCCAATCTGGACCCAACACAACAACAAGTTTAACACCAACATCAACCGGTTTATCCACAGCTCCAAGGTCTCCATTGATATGTTCGATTGGCTGAATCTTGGCGGCGTGTTGGGGGTGGATCGCTACGACCACCGGAACCTTGAACGCCTTGCCGTTGGCAGCGCGGCCAGCGACGGGCGGTTGGGCCAAATCCGTCACTTCAATTTCTCCACAAGCAACATCAACCTGGACCTGACGGCGAACGTGGATTACAAGTTCACCGACGACCTGTTGGTGGAAGTGACGTTGGGGAGCCAAATCCTTTGGGGGAAAGCGACCAGCGATGTGAGCAAGTCCACCCAAACGCTCTCCTTTTTTGATGAAGTGAAAGCGGGTGCAAGCATTGATGCCGAGTCGTCAACGGCCGAATCGAAAACCGTGGGGTTGTTTGCCCAAGCAACGGCAACGCTGATGGATCGCCTTAGCCTAACGCTGGCAGTCCGCCGCGACGGAAGCTCCACGTTCGGGACCTCCAAGCAGTTCCACACCTATCCCAAAGCCAGCCTTGCCTACACCCTTTCCGATGAGTCCTTCATGGAGGGGACAAAGGATGTGATCAGCAACGTGCGGTTGCGTGGTTCCTACGGCGCGGCTGGGTCGCCTTCGCTTCCGGGCGCGTATGCAACCAACATTCTGTACAACACCGCAGGATTCCCCGAGCCGTGGAGCCGTCAAACTTCCGCAGGGCGGAACGGGCAGATTGGAATCAAGCAAGGCCCCGGCGATTACACGGCCTTTGTCACCACCGGCAACACCAATATCGAGCCGGAACGGAACACCGAATATGAGTTCGGGATTGACCTTGGATTCCTGAACGACATGATCGGCATCGAGGCCACCTTCTACCACAGCGACATCACCAACATGATCCTTTGGACACCGGTTCCGGGTTCTTCTGGCTTCGACCAGCAGTTGCGGAACAGTGCGGAGATGTGGAACGAAGGGGTGGAAATTGGCATTAGCGCGTCGCCGGTTCGGACCGAGGACTTCACCTGGAGCACGAACATCAACTACACCAAAAACACCAACATGGTGACCAAGCTCTCGGGTGCGGAATTTGTGCAGTTGGAAGGTGGGTTTACCGGTGCGGTCAACGTTGGAGTGGAAGGGAAACCATTGGGGGCAATTCGCGCCACCGGGTGGCTACGCGACATCAACGGAAACCGTGTTTATTCGGGGGACATCTACACCGACAAGAACGGCAACCTTGACACCGCCGAAGACTACTTTGGGAATCCCTACAAGGGAACTCCAGTGATTGATCCCGACCAACAGATTGTGGGCTACACCGATCCCGATTTCCAAGTCTCCTGGAGCAATGATTTCAGGGTGCTTAAAAATCTGAGCATTGGGTTCTTGTTCGATGCCTCGTTCGGGCAAGACGTATGGAACGGAACACGGGGCGCACTGTACAACTTCGGCACCCATGCCGACACCAAAGACCGCGACGAACTGTGGGTGAACGACCGTGGGGAGAAGGTCATGGATATTTCCAACCCAGACTCCGCGTTCCAAATCACGCGGAAATCCTACTACCGCCAGTACGCCAACAGCTTCCTTGATGGTCCGGACGAAGCACACGTTGAGGATGGATCGTACATCAAACTGCGCGAGGTTCATGCCGAGTACACGTTTGACGGGTTGCCCGATTGGGGCATTCCTATCAGCCAAGCAACCATCGGCGTGGCAATCCGCAACCTGCTGACGATCAGCGACTACAGCGGCTACGACCCAGAAGTCAACAACTTCCAGCAAGCCGAAGGGCGCGGGTTTGATTACTTCACACTGCCGCAAACCCGCTCGCTCCGTTTTAACCTGTCGCTTACCTACTAA